A genome region from Candidatus Manganitrophus noduliformans includes the following:
- a CDS encoding GAF domain-containing protein: protein MERRENEIAKKAEEFLRVFKKGEEFTQELLKENERLRYTVLKLEEERNGLVQLSNPVEVKALQEQLAKAEEERNRLINRFKEVEEENKGFASKYLEVEEENNNLANLYVASNQLHSTLDFEEVLRIIIEIMINLVGAERFVIMLLDEASGVLSTIASEGMEEGTIRKARIGEGVIGRAVQSGENFFESDLSVGSVEGEPRPIVCIPLKIKDQTLGVIVVFSLLEQKKKTLTHVDKELFTMLAGHAATAVFSAKLYSQSARKLSTIQGFIDLLSGREDSWGQNG, encoded by the coding sequence AGTTCTTGAGGGTATTCAAGAAGGGGGAGGAATTCACTCAAGAATTGCTCAAGGAGAACGAGCGGCTCCGATATACGGTCCTCAAGCTCGAAGAGGAAAGGAACGGGTTGGTCCAGCTTTCCAATCCGGTTGAAGTAAAAGCGCTTCAGGAGCAGTTGGCCAAGGCTGAGGAAGAGCGCAATCGCCTGATCAACCGTTTTAAGGAGGTTGAAGAGGAAAATAAGGGCTTCGCTTCAAAGTATTTGGAAGTGGAAGAGGAAAACAACAACCTCGCCAACCTCTATGTCGCCAGCAATCAGCTCCACTCGACCCTCGACTTCGAAGAGGTGCTTCGAATCATCATCGAAATCATGATCAACCTGGTCGGGGCGGAGCGGTTTGTGATCATGTTGCTGGATGAAGCCTCTGGCGTTCTCTCTACCATCGCTTCAGAGGGGATGGAAGAGGGGACAATCCGCAAGGCCCGGATCGGCGAAGGGGTCATCGGCCGGGCGGTCCAGAGCGGCGAAAACTTCTTCGAAAGCGATTTAAGCGTGGGAAGCGTCGAAGGGGAGCCTCGTCCCATTGTTTGCATCCCGCTGAAAATCAAAGATCAAACGCTCGGCGTCATCGTCGTTTTTTCGCTCCTGGAGCAAAAGAAAAAGACATTGACCCACGTCGACAAAGAGCTTTTCACTATGTTGGCGGGGCATGCCGCCACGGCGGTTTTCAGCGCCAAACTTTATTCGCAATCGGCCAGAAAGTTATCAACGATTCAAGGTTTTATTGATCTGCTGAGCGGTCGAGAAGATTCCTGGGGGCAAAATGGCTGA
- a CDS encoding response regulator, translating into MADIRFLVVEDSPTMRQLITFSLKRIPNSKIVEASDGVDALKKLKENRFDLIVSDINMPLMDGLKLVSMIRSDPAYRSTPIVIVTTEGSQTDREKGLALGANAYLSKPIQTNELLKIVRDLLKAE; encoded by the coding sequence ATGGCTGACATCCGTTTCCTCGTCGTCGAAGATTCGCCGACGATGCGTCAACTGATCACCTTCAGCTTGAAACGAATTCCGAACTCCAAGATCGTTGAGGCGAGCGACGGCGTCGATGCCCTCAAGAAATTGAAGGAAAATCGATTCGATTTAATCGTTTCGGATATCAACATGCCGCTGATGGATGGGCTCAAGCTGGTCAGCATGATTCGAAGCGATCCCGCCTATCGATCGACCCCGATTGTGATTGTCACGACGGAAGGCTCCCAAACCGACCGAGAAAAAGGGCTTGCCTTGGGCGCCAATGCCTACCTTTCCAAACCGATTCAAACCAACGAGCTTCTTAAGATTGTCAGGGATTTATTAAAAGCGGAATAG
- the purQ gene encoding phosphoribosylformylglycinamidine synthase subunit PurQ, whose product MRFGIVVFPGSNCDQDCHYVTGGILKEPTTFIWHKETKIPDVDALIIPGGFSYGDYLRAGAIARFSPVMKGVVDFAAKGGMVLGICNGFQILVESGLLPGALRRNRSLKFICKPVFVRVENHQTPFTLLYQPGQVLSLPIAHAEGNYYIDPAGLARLKERNQIVFRYVTKEGAVSDEANPNGSVDQIAGISNEAGNVLGMMPHPERVADPLLGGEDGIKLFESLRRSRRERAAPVIR is encoded by the coding sequence ATGCGTTTCGGAATCGTTGTTTTTCCCGGGTCGAATTGCGACCAAGATTGTCATTACGTCACCGGTGGGATCCTGAAAGAGCCGACCACCTTCATCTGGCATAAGGAGACAAAAATTCCGGATGTGGATGCCCTGATTATTCCGGGGGGCTTCTCCTATGGAGATTATCTCCGCGCGGGGGCGATCGCCCGTTTCTCTCCGGTGATGAAGGGGGTGGTCGATTTCGCCGCGAAAGGGGGAATGGTTCTCGGGATCTGCAACGGATTTCAAATTTTGGTCGAGTCGGGGCTGCTTCCGGGAGCGCTCCGGCGGAACCGCTCCCTCAAGTTTATCTGCAAGCCGGTCTTCGTTCGGGTCGAAAACCATCAAACCCCGTTCACCTTGCTCTATCAACCGGGTCAGGTTCTCTCGCTTCCGATCGCACACGCGGAAGGAAATTATTATATCGATCCCGCCGGGTTGGCGCGGTTGAAGGAGCGAAATCAGATCGTCTTCCGCTATGTTACGAAGGAAGGAGCGGTCTCGGATGAAGCAAACCCGAACGGCTCCGTCGACCAGATCGCCGGAATCTCCAATGAGGCGGGGAATGTCCTCGGCATGATGCCCCACCCGGAGCGCGTCGCCGATCCCCTCCTTGGCGGCGAAGATGGGATCAAACTCTTTGAATCTCTCCGCCGCTCTCGCAGGGAGCGCGCTGCCCCCGTTATTCGTTAA